From one Candidatus Dormiibacterota bacterium genomic stretch:
- a CDS encoding aldehyde dehydrogenase family protein, which produces MKFPVFVAGEERAGDGTMAVHSPYDGKAVGEVAIAGTRDMEDAIASAVLAFNDCRQLPRYERQAILRRIAAALHERSDALVDLMIADSGKPRRFARIEVERAISTFSLAADEVTRGAGEVLPLDVAPSGVGYTAIASRRAIGPIGAISPFNFPLNLAAHKIAPAIAVGNPIVLKVPPQAPLSTLELARIVYASGWPKMGFSAMHAPVEIAQALATDERIAMLSFTGSSAVGWHLKSVSGRKRVALELGGNAAAIVCDDADIAWAAQRCALGAFAQAGQVCIKVQRIYVLRNKYEAFREALLRETRALAFGDPNDERTMVGPVIDARSAERIADWVAQAIAGGARVLCGNTWERRVMAPTLLEDTQPSMCVESEEVFGPVATLRPVDSLDEAFERTNATRFGLQAGIFTHDVRTIAAAFERLDVGGVIANDYPTLRIDNFPYGGVKESGFGREGVRYAMDEMTEMKSLVIRYR; this is translated from the coding sequence ATGAAATTTCCCGTGTTTGTTGCCGGCGAAGAACGCGCCGGCGACGGAACGATGGCCGTGCACAGCCCCTACGACGGCAAGGCCGTGGGAGAGGTTGCGATTGCCGGTACCCGCGACATGGAGGATGCGATCGCCTCCGCAGTCCTCGCGTTCAACGATTGCCGGCAGCTTCCGCGCTACGAACGTCAGGCGATTCTGCGGCGTATCGCGGCGGCGCTCCACGAACGCTCGGACGCATTGGTGGACCTGATGATTGCCGATTCCGGCAAACCGCGGCGCTTCGCCCGCATCGAAGTGGAGCGCGCGATTTCGACCTTCTCGCTCGCCGCGGACGAAGTGACGCGCGGCGCGGGCGAAGTGCTCCCCTTGGACGTCGCTCCCTCCGGCGTCGGATATACGGCCATCGCTTCCCGTCGCGCCATCGGGCCGATCGGCGCTATCTCGCCATTCAATTTTCCGCTCAACCTCGCCGCGCATAAAATCGCGCCCGCGATTGCGGTGGGGAACCCGATCGTACTTAAGGTTCCTCCACAGGCACCGTTGAGCACGCTCGAACTCGCGCGCATCGTCTACGCTTCGGGTTGGCCAAAGATGGGATTTTCGGCCATGCACGCACCGGTCGAAATCGCCCAAGCGCTGGCGACCGACGAGCGGATCGCGATGCTCTCGTTTACGGGGTCGAGTGCCGTGGGATGGCACCTCAAGAGCGTCTCCGGGCGCAAGCGCGTGGCGCTGGAACTAGGCGGCAACGCGGCCGCGATCGTTTGCGACGATGCGGACATCGCGTGGGCGGCACAGCGTTGCGCGCTCGGTGCGTTCGCGCAAGCCGGACAAGTCTGCATCAAAGTGCAGCGTATCTACGTGTTGCGTAACAAATACGAAGCGTTTCGCGAAGCGCTGCTGCGCGAAACGCGCGCGCTGGCGTTCGGCGATCCGAACGACGAACGAACGATGGTCGGCCCGGTGATCGACGCGCGCTCGGCCGAACGCATCGCCGATTGGGTCGCACAAGCGATCGCCGGGGGAGCCCGCGTGCTCTGCGGCAATACGTGGGAGAGACGCGTGATGGCTCCGACGCTCTTGGAGGATACGCAGCCTTCGATGTGCGTCGAATCCGAAGAGGTGTTCGGCCCGGTCGCCACGCTGCGTCCCGTCGATTCGCTCGACGAAGCGTTCGAACGTACGAACGCCACCCGGTTCGGCTTACAGGCGGGGATCTTTACGCACGACGTGCGTACGATTGCCGCCGCATTCGAACGCCTCGACGTGGGCGGAGTTATCGCTAACGATTATCCCACGCTGCGCATCGACAATTTTCCGTACGGGGGCGTGAAAGAGAGCGGTTTTGGGCGCGAGGGCGTTCGCTACGCCATGGACGAGATGACCGAGATGAAGTCGCTGGTCATCCGTTATCGGTGA
- the selA gene encoding L-seryl-tRNA(Sec) selenium transferase: MQALRELPAVHRLLDDPAIAPYEALVGRDALRDAIERELRRARGTRAVPAYAELVAQIGVRLEALAAQSLLPVINGTGIILHTNLGRAPLAREALDAAREIGSGYSNLEYDLLEGARGSRYARVTSLLREASGAGDALVVNNCAAAVLLILDTFAKGLEVIVSRNQLVEIGGGFRLPDVLERSGATLVEVGATNKVYLRDFERALSPKTALMMRSHPSNYSIEGFVHDVDAAELVALGGRVGVPIVEDLGGGALVDLGEYGLPRERTVRDAVGAGVALVAFSGDKLLGGPQAGIIVGAAPAVARLRSNPLLRALRVDKLTLAALAETLRLYRSRESRERIPFYAMLGASLDSLRARAGAYVEKIASAQIVESEAFVGGGALPKHGFPSIAVALPVASPQSVAARLRGGKPAVVARVDERGVLIDLRTIAPDQDVLAITALEGALR, from the coding sequence GTGCAGGCGCTCCGGGAGTTGCCCGCGGTGCACCGGCTTCTCGACGATCCCGCCATCGCGCCCTACGAGGCTCTCGTAGGGCGCGATGCATTACGCGACGCAATTGAGCGCGAGCTCCGGCGCGCGCGCGGCACCCGCGCCGTGCCCGCATATGCGGAGCTGGTCGCGCAGATCGGCGTTCGCCTCGAAGCGCTGGCCGCGCAGTCGCTGCTGCCGGTCATCAACGGCACCGGCATCATCCTGCACACGAATCTCGGGCGAGCGCCGCTCGCTCGCGAGGCGCTCGACGCGGCGCGCGAAATTGGGAGCGGCTATTCGAACCTGGAGTACGACTTGCTCGAAGGGGCGCGCGGTTCGCGTTACGCTCGCGTAACGAGCCTGCTGCGCGAAGCGAGCGGCGCCGGCGACGCGCTCGTCGTCAATAATTGCGCGGCTGCCGTGCTGCTGATCCTCGATACGTTTGCCAAGGGATTGGAAGTGATCGTATCGCGCAATCAACTCGTCGAGATCGGCGGCGGCTTTCGGCTCCCCGACGTCTTAGAACGCAGCGGCGCGACGCTGGTCGAGGTCGGCGCGACCAACAAGGTGTATCTGCGCGACTTCGAGCGAGCGCTTTCGCCCAAAACGGCGCTGATGATGCGCTCGCATCCCTCCAATTACTCGATCGAAGGCTTCGTCCACGACGTAGATGCCGCCGAACTTGTGGCGCTGGGCGGACGCGTCGGCGTTCCGATTGTGGAAGATCTCGGCGGCGGCGCGCTCGTAGACCTCGGCGAATACGGTTTGCCGCGCGAACGTACGGTGCGCGATGCGGTCGGCGCGGGGGTAGCGTTGGTCGCCTTCTCCGGCGACAAGCTGCTGGGCGGCCCTCAAGCGGGCATCATTGTCGGCGCCGCTCCGGCGGTTGCGCGTTTACGCAGTAATCCGTTGCTGCGCGCGCTACGCGTCGATAAGCTTACGCTGGCGGCACTCGCGGAGACCCTGCGGCTTTACCGATCCCGCGAGTCGCGCGAACGCATCCCGTTTTACGCGATGCTGGGCGCGTCGCTGGATTCGCTGCGCGCTCGGGCCGGCGCTTACGTTGAGAAGATCGCCTCCGCGCAGATCGTGGAGAGCGAAGCCTTCGTGGGCGGCGGAGCGCTCCCGAAGCATGGGTTCCCTTCGATTGCCGTCGCGTTGCCGGTTGCGTCGCCGCAGAGCGTCGCGGCTCGCCTGCGTGGGGGAAAGCCGGCCGTCGTCGCCCGCGTCGACGAGCGCGGCGTCCTCATCGATCTGCGAACGATCGCTCCGGACCAAGATGTACTCGCGATCACCGCCCTGGAAGGTGCGTTACGATGA
- the trxA gene encoding thioredoxin has translation MSALPDVTQSTFQAEVLQSSQPVLVDFWAPWCGPCKMLSPVVEKVAAANTGKAKFVKLNTDDNPSLAGQYQVSGIPCLILFKDGQPVDRIVGYVPENAISSMLSKHVA, from the coding sequence ATGAGCGCATTGCCAGACGTCACCCAGAGCACGTTCCAAGCCGAAGTACTCCAAAGCAGCCAGCCGGTGCTGGTGGACTTTTGGGCTCCTTGGTGCGGGCCGTGTAAGATGCTTTCCCCGGTCGTCGAAAAAGTCGCCGCCGCCAACACCGGCAAGGCGAAATTCGTCAAGCTGAACACCGACGACAACCCGAGCCTAGCCGGGCAGTATCAGGTCTCCGGGATTCCGTGCCTGATTCTCTTCAAAGACGGCCAACCGGTCGATCGCATCGTCGGGTACGTTCCGGAGAACGCGATCTCTTCGATGCTTTCCAAGCACGTCGCGTAG
- a CDS encoding amino acid permease codes for MKHLFARQPLAWTQSDRDGPTLRRSLGWPALTAIGLGTMLGGIFPTIGAGAHAAGPAVILAYTLSGLVSLCVALCYAEFASMVPVAGSAYTYAYATLGEAVAWVIGWDLILEYGLSVAPTASSWSDYAQHLLANVGVVLPAWAQSGAIGSGRIDVIAALTVLAVTLLVAIGIRESAHFNGALVVFQVVTMVVFLAAVLPAVHLSNLHPFAPHGWHGIVAGTALVFYAYIGFDTVTVASEEAHDPVKHVPLGIILALVIGGLLYVAIAFATVGAISVGKLSDGAAMLDALEAATKNPIAFWLVALGGIAGNTTVMLTSLLGQVRIFYVMSRDRLLPHAVAAIHPRFRTPVRMTLITGGLVAVLAATLPLAALLDFVNIGTLSAFAIVCIGVLVLRIVQPDAHRPFRAPLVWVFTLLGAASCLYLITGLSLPTWIRFLVWFAVGIAIYAVYGYRKSHLRAAMTSASKTGTS; via the coding sequence GTGAAGCACCTCTTCGCACGGCAACCCCTGGCGTGGACGCAGAGCGATCGCGACGGGCCCACCTTACGCCGTTCGTTGGGGTGGCCGGCGCTTACGGCGATTGGGCTGGGAACGATGCTCGGCGGGATTTTTCCCACGATCGGCGCGGGAGCGCATGCGGCGGGTCCGGCCGTCATCCTCGCATACACGCTCTCGGGATTGGTGAGTTTATGCGTAGCGCTCTGCTATGCCGAATTCGCTTCGATGGTTCCGGTCGCCGGGAGCGCCTACACGTACGCGTACGCAACCCTCGGTGAAGCGGTTGCGTGGGTCATCGGTTGGGACTTGATCTTAGAGTACGGGCTTTCGGTTGCCCCGACGGCATCGTCGTGGTCGGATTACGCGCAGCATCTCCTCGCAAATGTCGGCGTCGTGTTGCCGGCGTGGGCGCAGAGCGGCGCCATCGGCTCCGGCCGGATCGACGTGATCGCCGCGCTTACCGTGCTTGCGGTGACGCTCTTGGTGGCTATCGGCATTCGCGAATCGGCGCATTTCAACGGCGCGCTCGTCGTGTTTCAAGTCGTGACGATGGTGGTGTTTCTCGCCGCGGTTCTACCCGCGGTGCATCTTTCCAACCTCCATCCGTTCGCACCCCACGGATGGCACGGCATCGTCGCCGGAACGGCACTCGTCTTCTACGCATACATCGGCTTCGACACCGTCACGGTTGCGTCGGAGGAGGCGCACGATCCGGTCAAACACGTTCCCCTGGGCATCATCCTCGCGTTGGTCATCGGCGGACTGCTCTACGTCGCGATCGCGTTTGCCACCGTCGGCGCCATTTCCGTGGGAAAGCTGAGCGACGGCGCCGCGATGCTCGATGCGCTCGAGGCCGCAACCAAGAATCCGATCGCATTTTGGCTCGTAGCCTTGGGCGGCATCGCCGGGAATACGACCGTCATGCTCACCTCGCTGCTCGGCCAAGTGCGCATTTTCTACGTGATGTCGCGCGACCGGCTGTTGCCGCATGCGGTTGCCGCGATCCATCCACGCTTTCGCACGCCGGTCCGGATGACGCTTATCACGGGCGGATTGGTGGCGGTTCTCGCCGCCACGTTGCCGCTGGCGGCACTCCTCGACTTCGTCAACATCGGCACGCTGAGCGCCTTTGCAATCGTCTGTATCGGCGTGTTGGTTCTGCGCATCGTACAGCCCGACGCGCACCGCCCCTTTCGGGCGCCGCTCGTGTGGGTGTTCACGCTGCTGGGCGCCGCCTCGTGTCTCTATCTGATTACCGGCCTCTCGTTGCCCACGTGGATTCGCTTTCTGGTCTGGTTCGCGGTCGGCATCGCGATCTACGCGGTTTACGGATATAGAAAGAGCCATCTGCGCGCCGCCATGACTTCCGCTTCAAAAACGGGAACGAGCTGA